The genome window GTAGTCGACGGCGTCCTCGCCCTCAAGCCACGCCTCCCCGTCGTGAAGCCGCGACGCATGCGGCCGCTTCTGGTGGAGCCCCGGCAGGCGGACGTAGTTGCCACAGGCGTCGGGCTTGATGCGGGCTTGCTTCGGGAACGCCTCGGGCTTTGCGGCGAGCCCGAAGTCGGCGACACAGCGATCGGCCCAACCGTCAATGAACGCGTGGACGCGGGCGGAATCGGCGAGCGCCGCGAAGATGACCCAGACGTGGAACCCGCCCTTGCCGTTGGAGTCGACAAGGAGCGGTCGCCAGCCTTCGGCGGCCATCGCGTCGGCGCAGGCGATCGCGGCGCGCTGGTTCGCGTCGGCGTCGTCATCGTCGCCGTGCGCGTCGATGTCGATGACCGCGAACCGGCAGCAGTTGGTCACCGGGTCCGTCGTGTAGAGCCCGACGCGGTTGCCGCGGCCGCGGAAGTGATCGACGAGCCGAGCGGTCGTCAGCGGCGTCTTTGTGGTGACGGTGCCGCCGTCGACTGTCTAGCTGCCGTGTCGGTCGGTTCTGGCGGCGACCCGGTCGAAGAAGGCGTCGGCGAGAGCGTCGGCGTGAGCGGCGTATGCCTCGGCCGCGAGCGGGATGCGTGCGGCGTCGGGGCTCATCGTGCCTCCCTCCCGCCGCTCTTCGAGACAAGCTTGATGCGAATGCCGCCGGCACCGACGAGGCCCACGGGGTAAAAGTGAGCAAGGCCGCGATCGGCAAGGTGCTCGGCCGCGTCCAGGTGGCTTGCGTCGATCGTGATGGCCCCCGGCTTGGATGAGCCGTCGCGGCAGCGTGGCGGCGTCCTCGCGAACTTGGCCGGGTGTGCCGACCTTGGCTCGCTCAGCGGCGGCGAGGTCGATGGCGTCTGGCGGGGCGGGTTGTCGTGGTGGGGTGCTTCGTGCTATCCTCATCGAGCTTCCAATGCGTCCTGCCCGGTGCAACGGGCGGATGAACTCCGCGACCTCGCCTTGCTGGGCGGGGTCGTTTTTCAGATGCCGGCGGCGTCCAGCTCGGCCTCGGCCAGGACTGCCGCTTCGCTCGCCGTCGGGCCTCTGTAGTCGACCTCGACGTCGTCGTTGAGTCGGGCGACGAATCGAGCGATGGCTTCGGTCGACGTGTGCAGCCCGCCGGGCAGCCGAACGTTCTCAAGCTTGACCGTCTGTCCCGTCACGGACTTCGAGCCGTAGAGCACCGCCCGATAGACCTTGCTCACGTGCGGCCGGCTGCCGTTGCGAGTGCGGAATGCGGGGTGCCGTGCGGCTTGTGTAAACGTGAGCAGCTCTTCTGCGTTGACGTCGATTGCCATGCAGCGGATGAGACTGCAAAGCCGCAAGTCATTGCCGCCAGATTTCTGCCAAGTTTCTGTCAGCCGCGGAGCGAGTTGGCGGTCTCTATCAATGCCCGGAGGACCGTCACGCCAGTGATGTTGCGTTCGCCTCCATTGAGGCGAACGAGGCAGTGGCTCGACAGCTCTTCAATCGCGGCTTTCGTGTCGCGAGCGTTCAGCCCGGACCGCGACTGCAGCGTGCCAACAGTCTGCTGGACCTTGTGCGTCGCAGCGGGCATAGCCGCGATGGACAGCAGCAGGGTCTCGGCCTTCGGCGACAGTGCCGCCAGAGGCCAACCAGCAATCGCGGCGAGCACTTCAGTTGGGCGGACCCTACCAGCAAGCCAGTCGGCAGGCAGGACGCCCGCAAACTGTGCAAGCTCAACCCAGGCGGCACGGGTTGCCGGCAGCCAGTCGAGTCGGCCACGCGTCATCTGACGAATGAGGTCAGGATGCTGGCGAATCTCGTCCAGCAGCTCGAACTCTTTTTCGCGGTCGACATCATGCAAACCGAGAAAAATCCCGAACGCGCTTACCGAAATGCTTGGCTTCTTGGCCATCGTCATGTCCTCGCAAAGCAGGCCGATTCGGCCGACCGGCGGGACATGCACCGGCCGGCTCGAATCGACGCCGGGGATCAACCGGCTACCCGCGATGATGTTACTCGAAAAGGTTGAGCTGCCCCTCGCCGTTGCGGCCCCACAAGTCGCGGTCGCGAGCGATCCGAAGACGTTGCCGCTCGACACGTTCCGCACGGGGCGGGTCGCCGGGTCGCTCCGGTTCCGGCTTGGCCTTCGCAGTGGCCGGCGGCCGGTGCCGGGCGAAGCGGTCGCGGGTGGCATCGAGCTTCATGCGGCCTCCATTCGCAGAAGGGCCGGCTCGCCACCCTGTTCTTGCAGTTGCCGCATGACGTCAAGCGTGAAGCTCGCCACGTTGTTGGCGTCGGCCTCGTCATCATCGGCTGACCGGCCGTGGAGCCAGACCCAAGCGTGGCGAAGTTCATGGATGAGAATGTGCAGGCGACGCCGGCGCGGAAGGAGCGAGCACAACGTGATGACCCCCGACTCTTCGCAGCCCTCATCGCACAGGCCATCGACTTGCCGGCCTTCGAATATCAGTGGCTCATCCGAGATGCGAACGACATAGAGGGTCGGCCCAATGCTGAACTTCAGGCCGGTGTCCGCCGCTGACGGCCAGGGCACAAGGTTCGGGAACATGCCCGGCGGAATCGGCGGGACGATCTCGCTGACGACGTCGAAGTTGTCGCCGTGCATCGGAAACTCTGCGGTTTGTCCGCTATCGTGCGTGCTCATCTGAGCCTTTCTGTGTTGCCCCCGGTCGTTGCTTTCAATCTGCGGCCGGGGGCGGCCTTGTGAGTACGGGCAACGGGACTACCCCGTGGCCTCAATTGCTTTGCGTGCCGTGTCCAGGTTGGCCTCGGCGTACGTGCTGGCGGTCACGACAGAGCCGTGAACGTGGCCGAGCACCGCCGCGGCGACGTCGATGCCGCCGTGCCGCCGCAGGGCCGTCGCCGCGTTGTGTCGAAGGCGGTAGGGCGTCCACTTCTCAATGCCGGCTCGCCGGCAGGCGTGGGCGATCGACCGCGCGTAGCTCATTGCCGTGTAGGTGTCGCCGATGGTGCGGCTCGTCTGCTTCTGGTTCGGCTTCTGGTTCGGCCGTCGTGACCCCTTGGCCCCGCGAGCCTTCAGTTCGGCAGCCGCCTCGCGTGGGCTGAATAGCAGCTTGTCGACTGCTCGGCCGACCATGAACTCGGCGAGCACTTGGCGGGCCTGGGGGCCGAACAGGATGACGCGGTCTGTACCGCGACCGGCCAGCTTGTGCGATGCCGGGCGACACTCCCACGGCTTGACCGAGGTGTCGATGTCGATGGCCCGCAGCTTGAGCAGTTCGCCCGGACGCCCACCGGTGTGCGGTTGAAGCAGGACGACACCACGAACGGCAGCGGGCAGCTCGTCGAGCGGCGCGGCGATCGCCGCGTCAGGCACCGGCTTCACGGGCTCGGCTTCGGTCACGCCGGCCTGCCCCTTTTTCATGGGCGACAGCGCCTTGGGTCGCTCGAACGTCGTCGGGTCGACGTACTCGCGGGCGACGCCCCATTTGAAGATCTGACGGACGCGTTTGGTCTGCCGGTTGATGCTGACTCGCACCCAGCCCTCGTCCACCATCGCGGCGCGGACGGCTTCGAGCTGCGGGACTTTGAAGTCGGCAACCGGTGTGCGGCCGAACAGCCGGCGGACGATCCGCATCGGACCTCGGAACGCCTCGGCCCTAGTCGTGCCGTCATCGCGAGGCGGGTAGTGCTCACTGGCCCATCGCCAGAAGTCGGCGAGCATTTCGTTGACCGTGGCGGTGGCCGGCGACGCCGGCGGGATGCGGCGGTTGTTGTTTTTCCAGACGCGGACGAGACGCGCGTACTCGTCGCTGGCCTCATC of Planctomycetota bacterium contains these proteins:
- a CDS encoding tyrosine-type recombinase/integrase, which gives rise to MPRRRNSHEPKHCLQRPSGRGYVRLNGRVFYTGPYGTDEASDEYARLVRVWKNNNRRIPPASPATATVNEMLADFWRWASEHYPPRDDGTTRAEAFRGPMRIVRRLFGRTPVADFKVPQLEAVRAAMVDEGWVRVSINRQTKRVRQIFKWGVAREYVDPTTFERPKALSPMKKGQAGVTEAEPVKPVPDAAIAAPLDELPAAVRGVVLLQPHTGGRPGELLKLRAIDIDTSVKPWECRPASHKLAGRGTDRVILFGPQARQVLAEFMVGRAVDKLLFSPREAAAELKARGAKGSRRPNQKPNQKQTSRTIGDTYTAMSYARSIAHACRRAGIEKWTPYRLRHNAATALRRHGGIDVAAAVLGHVHGSVVTASTYAEANLDTARKAIEATG